Proteins from one Thermobifida alba genomic window:
- the rpoZ gene encoding DNA-directed RNA polymerase subunit omega produces MAGTPPVAEGITNPPIDELLEVVDSKYSLVTMAAKRARQINAYYAQLGEGLLEYVGPLVETQVQEKSLSIALREIREGLLTAESQEQA; encoded by the coding sequence TTGGCTGGTACACCGCCCGTTGCCGAAGGCATCACCAACCCGCCGATCGACGAACTCCTTGAGGTCGTCGACAGCAAGTACAGCCTCGTCACCATGGCCGCCAAGCGGGCCCGGCAGATCAACGCCTACTACGCCCAGCTGGGCGAGGGGCTGCTGGAGTACGTGGGCCCGCTCGTGGAGACCCAGGTCCAGGAGAAGTCCCTGTCCATCGCGCTGCGCGAGATCAGGGAAGGACTGCTGACCGCCGAGTCGCAGGAACAGGCGTAG
- a CDS encoding DUF418 domain-containing protein, translating to MDTTERRPAAPSGLSPAPARLPLLDVLRGTAILGTLATNVWLFTSPLGEAAPLVDAQALTTVSASASVSGVVESVFRFLANGKFLALLAILFGAGLALQHRAATRRGRRWPGTYLGRALFLLVEGALHFTLVFAWDVLMGYAVTGLVVAWLLTRSRRARSAVLWSAAVLHVLWMSLLTWALAAVPQGAPDPREAAGLTALYTAGGYPEQVLFRVDNALALRIEPIVTFALLVALFLVGVRLMRAGAFSPGAAGRRMRVRMACWGLGAGLPLNLATSLGGADLFLLDRYVAAPVVAVGYIGLVGLLVDRLPRFGVLTAAVSALGRTAMSGYVLQNVLCSLLCYGFGLGLAARMSGSGPWWVLGLWAGVSLFLLVGSSLWLRRFRHGPLEQVQKSVLAFTGGASRR from the coding sequence ATGGACACGACCGAACGCCGCCCGGCCGCTCCCTCGGGCCTCTCCCCCGCCCCGGCGCGTCTGCCCCTGCTGGACGTGCTGCGCGGGACGGCGATCCTGGGCACGCTCGCCACCAACGTGTGGCTGTTCACCTCACCTCTGGGGGAGGCCGCGCCGCTCGTCGACGCGCAGGCCCTGACCACCGTCTCCGCCTCGGCCTCCGTCAGCGGCGTGGTGGAGAGCGTCTTCCGCTTCCTGGCCAACGGCAAGTTCCTCGCCCTGCTGGCCATCCTGTTCGGCGCGGGGCTGGCCCTCCAGCACCGCGCCGCGACGCGGCGGGGGCGGCGCTGGCCCGGGACCTACCTCGGACGGGCCCTGTTCCTGCTGGTGGAGGGCGCCCTCCACTTCACCCTGGTGTTCGCCTGGGACGTGCTCATGGGCTACGCGGTGACCGGCCTGGTCGTGGCCTGGCTGCTCACCCGCTCCCGGCGGGCGCGTTCCGCCGTGCTGTGGTCGGCGGCCGTGCTGCACGTGCTGTGGATGTCGCTGCTCACCTGGGCGCTGGCCGCAGTCCCGCAGGGGGCGCCGGACCCGCGCGAGGCGGCCGGCCTCACCGCGCTGTACACCGCCGGGGGCTACCCGGAGCAGGTGCTGTTCCGGGTGGACAACGCCCTGGCACTGCGGATCGAGCCGATCGTCACCTTCGCGCTGCTGGTCGCGCTGTTCCTCGTCGGGGTGCGGCTGATGCGCGCCGGAGCGTTCTCCCCCGGCGCGGCGGGACGCCGGATGCGCGTGCGGATGGCCTGCTGGGGCCTGGGGGCGGGGCTGCCGCTGAACCTCGCCACCTCCCTGGGCGGTGCGGACCTGTTCCTGCTCGACCGCTACGTCGCCGCTCCCGTGGTGGCGGTGGGCTACATCGGCCTGGTCGGGCTGCTGGTGGACCGCCTGCCGAGGTTCGGGGTGCTCACCGCGGCCGTGTCCGCCCTGGGCCGCACCGCGATGAGCGGCTACGTCCTCCAGAACGTGCTGTGCTCGCTGCTGTGCTACGGCTTCGGGCTGGGCCTGGCCGCCCGCATGAGCGGTTCGGGGCCGTGGTGGGTGCTGGGCCTGTGGGCCGGGGTCAGCCTGTTCCTGCTGGTCGGCTCGTCGCTGTGGCTGCGCCGGTTCCGGCACGGGCCGCTGGAGCAGGTACAGAAGTCCGTGCTGGCGTTCACCGGCGGTGCCTCCCGCCGCTGA
- a CDS encoding type II toxin-antitoxin system VapC family toxin has product MIVVDASVLVHALTNKEELGKKAKERMAGQRLYAPDVVSLEVTHTLRNLVLGKKIVLGDAELARQTFGALLLERVPHWPYMGRIWELRDNYSVYDAAYISLAESLGATLVTSDARLSRGRGARCEIDLVA; this is encoded by the coding sequence GTGATCGTCGTCGACGCCTCCGTCCTGGTCCACGCACTCACCAACAAAGAGGAGTTGGGGAAGAAGGCGAAGGAGCGAATGGCTGGGCAGCGGCTGTATGCTCCTGACGTCGTCAGCCTTGAGGTGACGCACACTCTGCGCAACCTCGTCCTCGGCAAGAAGATCGTCCTGGGTGATGCCGAACTCGCACGGCAGACGTTCGGCGCGCTGCTTCTGGAACGGGTTCCGCACTGGCCCTACATGGGGCGCATCTGGGAACTGCGGGACAACTACTCCGTCTACGACGCCGCCTACATCTCCTTGGCGGAAAGCCTCGGGGCGACGTTGGTGACGTCGGATGCCCGCCTCTCCCGTGGACGGGGAGCACGCTGCGAGATCGACCTCGTGGCCTGA
- a CDS encoding dihydroorotate dehydrogenase: protein MIPDLRVRLGEWELANPVMTAAGCAGSGRELARFCDISRIGAVVTKSVTVEPRAGRPAPRIAETPSGVLSAVGLQGPGIDVFLQRDLPWLLSRGARAAVSVAGGGVDEYALLARRLSEAPGVTMIEVNLSSPDPARGGRHFAADAAAAARVVAAVREAARADIPVFAKLPADVADLVGLAGECVAAGADGLAMINTVRGMVVDVDTRRPAVAGGMGGLSGPAIRPIAVACVYQVHAALPEVPIVGMGGVRTGADVMEFLLAGASAVAVGSALFHDPSACLRVLRELERELVDRGVERVDALIGAAHHTAGAPGAAAE from the coding sequence ATGATTCCCGACCTGCGGGTCAGGCTGGGCGAGTGGGAGCTGGCCAATCCGGTGATGACCGCGGCGGGGTGCGCCGGGTCCGGGCGAGAGCTGGCGAGGTTCTGCGACATCTCGCGGATCGGGGCGGTGGTGACCAAGTCGGTCACGGTGGAGCCGCGGGCGGGGCGGCCCGCGCCGCGTATCGCGGAGACGCCCAGCGGGGTGCTCAGCGCGGTCGGTCTCCAGGGGCCGGGGATCGACGTGTTCCTGCAACGGGACCTGCCGTGGCTGCTGTCCCGCGGGGCCCGCGCGGCGGTGTCGGTGGCGGGGGGCGGCGTGGACGAGTACGCCCTGCTGGCCCGGCGGCTGTCGGAGGCGCCCGGGGTGACCATGATCGAGGTGAACCTGTCCAGCCCCGATCCGGCGCGCGGGGGCCGGCACTTCGCCGCGGACGCCGCGGCGGCGGCCCGGGTGGTGGCGGCGGTGCGGGAGGCGGCGCGGGCCGACATCCCGGTGTTCGCCAAGCTTCCCGCGGACGTCGCCGACCTGGTGGGGTTGGCCGGGGAGTGCGTGGCGGCGGGCGCGGACGGACTGGCCATGATCAACACGGTGCGAGGGATGGTCGTCGACGTCGACACCCGGCGCCCGGCGGTGGCGGGCGGCATGGGCGGCCTGTCCGGGCCCGCGATCCGGCCGATCGCCGTGGCCTGCGTCTACCAGGTGCACGCGGCGCTGCCCGAGGTGCCCATCGTCGGGATGGGCGGGGTGCGCACCGGTGCGGACGTGATGGAGTTCCTGCTGGCCGGGGCCAGTGCCGTGGCTGTGGGCAGCGCCCTCTTCCACGACCCCTCGGCGTGCCTGCGGGTCCTGCGGGAGCTGGAGCGGGAGCTGGTGGACCGGGGGGTGGAGCGGGTCGACGCGCTGATCGGCGCGGCCCACCACACCGCGGGGGCGCCGGGCGCGGCCGCGGAGTGA
- the metK gene encoding methionine adenosyltransferase: protein MSRRLFTSESVTEGHPDKIADQISDAILDSMLKDDPRSRVAVETLITTGQVHVAGEVTTSTYVDIPTIIREKILEIGYDSSAKGFDGSSCGVSVSIGAQSPDIAQGVDTAYEARENETFDDLDRQGAGDQGLMFGYANSETPELMPLPIKLAHALAQRLSAVRRDGTIPYLRPDGKTQVTVEYDGQTPVRLDTVVVSSQHAPDIDLRELLTPDIKEHVIAPVVADYGLEADNYRLLVNPTGRFEIGGPMGDAGLTGRKIIVDTYGGYARHGGGAFSGKDPSKVDRSAAYATRWVAKNVVAAGLAERVEVQVAYAIGKAQPVGVFLETFGTEQVAPERIEKAVLEVFDLRPAAIIRDLDLLRPIYSKTAAYGHFGREEPEFTWERTDRVEALKSAVGA from the coding sequence GTGTCCCGTCGACTTTTCACTTCCGAGTCGGTCACCGAAGGCCACCCCGACAAGATCGCCGACCAGATCAGCGACGCGATCCTCGACTCGATGCTCAAGGATGACCCCCGCAGCCGGGTCGCGGTGGAGACCCTCATCACGACCGGTCAGGTGCACGTCGCCGGCGAGGTGACCACGTCCACCTACGTCGACATCCCCACCATCATCCGCGAGAAGATCCTGGAGATCGGCTACGACTCCTCGGCCAAGGGCTTCGACGGCTCCTCCTGCGGCGTCTCGGTGTCCATCGGCGCGCAGTCGCCCGACATCGCCCAGGGCGTCGACACCGCCTACGAGGCCCGGGAGAACGAGACCTTCGACGACCTCGACCGCCAGGGCGCGGGCGACCAGGGGCTGATGTTCGGCTACGCCAACAGCGAGACCCCCGAGCTGATGCCGCTGCCGATCAAGCTCGCCCACGCGCTGGCCCAGCGGCTGTCGGCGGTGCGTCGCGACGGCACCATCCCCTACCTGCGGCCCGACGGCAAGACCCAGGTCACCGTGGAGTACGACGGGCAGACCCCGGTCCGGCTGGACACCGTCGTGGTCTCCAGCCAGCACGCCCCCGACATCGACCTGCGCGAGCTGCTCACGCCCGACATCAAGGAGCACGTGATCGCCCCGGTCGTGGCCGACTACGGCCTCGAAGCCGACAACTACCGGCTGCTGGTCAACCCCACCGGACGGTTCGAGATCGGCGGTCCGATGGGCGACGCCGGCCTGACCGGACGCAAGATCATCGTCGACACCTACGGCGGCTACGCCCGCCACGGCGGCGGCGCCTTCTCCGGCAAGGACCCGTCCAAGGTCGACCGCTCCGCCGCCTACGCCACCCGCTGGGTCGCCAAGAACGTCGTCGCCGCCGGGCTGGCCGAGCGCGTCGAGGTCCAGGTCGCCTACGCGATCGGCAAGGCCCAGCCGGTCGGCGTCTTCCTGGAGACCTTCGGCACCGAGCAGGTCGCCCCGGAGCGGATCGAGAAGGCCGTGCTGGAGGTCTTCGACCTGCGCCCCGCCGCGATCATCCGCGACCTGGACCTGCTGCGTCCCATCTACTCCAAGACCGCCGCCTACGGCCACTTCGGCCGCGAGGAGCCCGAGTTCACCTGGGAGCGCACCGACCGCGTCGAGGCGCTGAAGTCCGCGGTGGGCGCCTGA
- a CDS encoding acyl-CoA dehydrogenase family protein: MSTHPTPPAPDPLDFLAVDASLSAEEAAVRDTVRDFGRRELLPHVAEWFEAGTLPDPRGLARQVGRLGLLGMHLEGYGCAGANAVSYGLACRELEAVDSGLRSFVSVQGSLAMTAIHRYGSPEQKNEWLPRMAAGEAIGCFGLTEPDSGSDPGSMRTRARRDGSDWVLDGAKLWITNGSIADVAVVWAGTEEGVRGFVVPTDTPGFTATVIRRKLSLRASVTSALSFDGLRLPESARLPLAEGLGAPLSCLTEARFGIVWGAAGAARACYEAALDYASSREQFGRPIAAFQLTQRKLAEMVVDVNQAALTALHLGRLKDAGACHHHQVSFGKLANVAAAQRVAAAARSLHGANGITLDYPVLRHMLNLETVATYEGTEEIHALSLGQAVTGISAFR; the protein is encoded by the coding sequence ATGAGCACCCACCCCACGCCTCCCGCCCCTGATCCGCTGGACTTCCTGGCCGTGGACGCCTCGCTCAGCGCCGAGGAGGCCGCCGTCCGCGACACCGTGCGCGACTTCGGCCGCCGGGAACTGCTGCCGCACGTCGCCGAGTGGTTCGAGGCCGGCACCCTTCCCGACCCGCGCGGCCTGGCCCGGCAGGTCGGCCGGCTCGGCCTGCTCGGCATGCACCTGGAGGGCTACGGGTGCGCCGGGGCCAACGCGGTCTCCTACGGGCTGGCCTGCCGCGAACTGGAGGCCGTCGACTCCGGACTGCGCAGTTTCGTCTCGGTGCAGGGCTCGCTCGCGATGACCGCGATCCACCGGTACGGCTCACCGGAGCAGAAGAACGAGTGGCTGCCCCGGATGGCCGCCGGCGAGGCCATCGGCTGCTTCGGGCTGACCGAACCGGACTCGGGCAGCGATCCGGGGTCGATGCGCACCCGCGCCCGCCGGGACGGCTCCGACTGGGTGCTGGACGGCGCGAAACTGTGGATCACCAACGGCTCCATCGCCGACGTGGCCGTGGTGTGGGCCGGCACCGAGGAGGGCGTCCGGGGCTTCGTGGTCCCCACCGACACCCCCGGTTTCACCGCCACCGTGATCCGGCGCAAACTGTCGCTGCGCGCCTCGGTCACCTCCGCGCTCTCCTTCGACGGGCTGAGGCTGCCCGAGTCGGCGCGGCTGCCGCTGGCCGAAGGGCTGGGCGCGCCGCTGTCCTGCCTCACCGAGGCCCGCTTCGGCATCGTGTGGGGCGCGGCGGGCGCGGCCCGCGCCTGCTACGAGGCGGCGCTGGACTACGCCTCCTCCCGGGAGCAGTTCGGCAGGCCCATCGCCGCGTTCCAGCTCACCCAGCGCAAACTCGCCGAGATGGTGGTGGACGTCAACCAGGCCGCGCTCACCGCGCTGCACCTGGGGCGGCTCAAGGACGCCGGGGCCTGCCACCACCACCAGGTGAGCTTCGGCAAGCTCGCCAACGTGGCCGCGGCCCAGCGGGTGGCCGCCGCGGCGCGGTCCCTGCACGGCGCCAACGGCATCACCCTGGACTACCCGGTGCTGCGGCACATGCTGAACCTGGAGACGGTCGCCACCTACGAGGGCACCGAGGAGATCCACGCGCTCAGCCTCGGCCAGGCGGTCACCGGGATCTCCGCGTTCCGCTGA
- a CDS encoding type II toxin-antitoxin system Phd/YefM family antitoxin: protein MELTVSQARDHFSDAVNRAAFGGEITYVTRGRGRERAAAIVPAELVEAYEELLDREDGRTAQERLDDIREGRVRSVSAEDVGRDLGL from the coding sequence GTGGAGTTGACCGTCAGCCAGGCCCGCGACCACTTCTCCGACGCGGTGAACCGGGCGGCCTTCGGCGGAGAGATCACCTACGTCACCCGGGGGCGCGGACGAGAACGTGCCGCAGCCATCGTCCCGGCCGAACTCGTCGAAGCATACGAGGAACTTCTGGACCGGGAGGACGGGCGGACAGCCCAGGAACGCCTGGACGACATCCGCGAGGGTCGGGTCCGGTCGGTCTCAGCCGAGGACGTGGGCAGGGACCTGGGACTGTGA
- a CDS encoding nitroreductase/quinone reductase family protein has product MEHGTKRFTMTRARRVLNAVLGGAIAYGLGTRDLHLLTTRGARTGFLRTVPVSLVENTDGRFLVAPYGEVGWVRNIRKDGYATLRRGGWIELVSVVEVGPERAAPVLREYLDNPRILVVGPYFRARPDSSLEEFEREAALHPVFEIVRSTVVRI; this is encoded by the coding sequence ATGGAGCACGGGACGAAGCGTTTCACGATGACCCGGGCGCGGCGCGTCCTCAACGCCGTTCTCGGCGGGGCGATCGCCTACGGTCTGGGCACCCGGGACCTGCACCTGCTGACGACCAGGGGGGCCAGGACCGGGTTCCTGCGCACCGTTCCGGTGAGCCTGGTGGAGAACACCGACGGCCGCTTCCTGGTGGCCCCCTACGGCGAGGTCGGCTGGGTGCGCAACATCCGCAAGGACGGCTACGCGACGCTGCGCCGGGGCGGCTGGATCGAACTGGTCAGTGTGGTGGAGGTCGGCCCCGAGCGCGCCGCCCCGGTGCTGCGCGAGTACCTGGACAACCCGCGCATCCTCGTGGTCGGCCCCTACTTCCGGGCCCGTCCGGACTCCTCCCTGGAGGAGTTCGAACGCGAGGCCGCGCTCCACCCGGTCTTCGAGATCGTGCGCAGCACCGTGGTCCGGATCTGA
- the mihF gene encoding integration host factor, actinobacterial type, with the protein MALPPLTPEQRAAALEKAAKARKERAEVKHRLKHGGISLTEVLKLGQSDEVIGKMKVSALLESLPGVGKVRAKQIMERLNIAESRRVRGLGANQRAALESEFGGQ; encoded by the coding sequence GTGGCCCTTCCTCCCCTCACTCCTGAACAGCGCGCCGCGGCTCTTGAGAAGGCCGCGAAGGCCAGAAAAGAGCGCGCGGAGGTCAAGCACCGCCTCAAGCACGGCGGTATCTCGCTGACCGAGGTCCTCAAGCTCGGCCAGAGCGACGAGGTCATCGGCAAGATGAAGGTCTCCGCCCTGCTTGAGTCGCTTCCCGGTGTCGGCAAGGTCCGGGCCAAGCAGATCATGGAGCGGCTCAACATCGCCGAGTCGCGGCGTGTCCGCGGCCTGGGCGCCAACCAGCGCGCCGCGCTGGAGAGCGAGTTCGGCGGTCAGTAG
- the pyrF gene encoding orotidine-5'-phosphate decarboxylase, with protein MAAPIAVAIDAPDIETAARWAAAVAPHVSTLKVGLELYLRYGPEVVETVRGARGVELFLDLKLHDIPATVAGAARAVARLGPAFLTVHASGGADMIRAAVEAAPDTRIAAVTVLTSLDEAALDTVGVRGPASDAVRRLAVLAVGAGARALVCSPHEVAALRSEVGPEVTLITPGVRPAGADQGDQARVATPEAALAAGADLLVIGRPITRAPDPGAAAAALGAALRRAGASPS; from the coding sequence GTGGCCGCACCCATCGCCGTCGCGATCGACGCACCGGACATCGAGACCGCAGCCCGCTGGGCCGCTGCGGTCGCCCCCCATGTCAGCACGCTCAAGGTGGGGCTGGAGCTGTACCTGCGCTACGGCCCCGAGGTGGTGGAGACCGTCCGGGGCGCCCGCGGGGTGGAGCTGTTCCTCGACCTGAAACTGCACGACATCCCCGCCACGGTCGCGGGCGCGGCCCGCGCCGTGGCGCGGCTCGGGCCCGCTTTCCTGACCGTGCACGCCTCGGGCGGGGCCGACATGATCCGCGCGGCGGTGGAGGCGGCTCCCGACACGCGCATCGCCGCCGTCACGGTCCTGACGTCGCTGGACGAGGCGGCGCTGGACACCGTGGGCGTGCGCGGTCCGGCCTCCGACGCGGTGCGCCGCCTCGCGGTGCTCGCGGTCGGGGCGGGAGCGCGGGCCCTGGTGTGCTCCCCGCACGAGGTGGCCGCGCTGCGCTCCGAGGTCGGCCCGGAGGTCACGCTGATCACCCCCGGGGTGCGTCCGGCGGGGGCGGACCAGGGCGACCAGGCGCGGGTCGCGACGCCGGAGGCGGCGCTGGCGGCCGGCGCCGACCTGTTGGTCATCGGGCGCCCCATCACCCGTGCGCCCGACCCCGGGGCGGCCGCGGCGGCGCTCGGCGCCGCGCTCCGCAGGGCCGGGGCCTCCCCCTCCTGA
- a CDS encoding type II toxin-antitoxin system RelE family toxin, with translation MSRLDRAVARRVHAAVLALAREPRPSGCRQLSGCPGIWRIRVGEYRVVYSVDDGELVVLALRVAHRREVDRAF, from the coding sequence CTGTCGAGACTGGACAGGGCGGTGGCACGCAGGGTCCATGCCGCGGTCCTCGCTCTGGCCCGGGAGCCGAGGCCGAGCGGATGCCGCCAGTTGAGCGGCTGTCCGGGAATATGGCGGATCCGAGTCGGCGAGTACCGGGTCGTCTACAGCGTGGACGACGGTGAACTCGTCGTGCTGGCGCTACGGGTTGCCCACCGCCGTGAGGTGGACCGGGCGTTCTGA
- the coaBC gene encoding bifunctional phosphopantothenoylcysteine decarboxylase/phosphopantothenate--cysteine ligase CoaBC: MTGQRAPRVVLGVGGGIAAYKICELLRRLTESGHHVRVVPTRDALRFVGEPTWAALSGQPVATDVWQSVHEVPHVRLGQQADLVFVAPATADLLARAAHGMADDLLTNTLLTARCPVVFAPAMHTEMWEHPATRHNVATLRSRGAIVLEPASGRLTGADTGKGRLPEPAELFDVARRVLARGSLTADLAGRHVVVSAGGTREALDPVRFLGNRSTGMQGYALAATAVARGARVTLVSANVALPAPAGADVVPVTSALELREAVLAAAADADAVVMAAAVADFRPDTVAAGKIKKTGARPAPISLVENPDILAELSRDRARAGQVVVGFAAETDNVLEHGRDKLRRKGCDLLVVNQVGEDMAFGTPDNQAVVLGPDGLAVEIPRGPKEDLADRVWDLVAERLAPTGRDTGAGQ, translated from the coding sequence ATGACGGGTCAGCGCGCACCCCGGGTCGTTCTCGGCGTGGGCGGCGGGATCGCCGCCTACAAGATCTGTGAACTGTTGCGCCGTCTCACCGAGTCGGGCCACCACGTCCGGGTGGTCCCCACCCGCGACGCCCTGCGTTTCGTGGGCGAGCCCACCTGGGCCGCCCTGTCCGGCCAGCCCGTCGCCACCGACGTGTGGCAGTCGGTGCACGAGGTGCCGCACGTACGCCTCGGACAGCAGGCCGACCTGGTGTTCGTCGCCCCCGCCACCGCCGACCTGCTGGCCCGCGCCGCCCACGGCATGGCCGACGACCTGCTCACCAACACCCTGCTCACCGCGCGCTGCCCGGTCGTGTTCGCCCCCGCCATGCACACCGAGATGTGGGAGCACCCGGCCACCCGGCACAACGTCGCCACACTCCGCTCCCGGGGGGCGATCGTGCTGGAGCCCGCCTCCGGACGGCTCACCGGGGCCGACACCGGCAAGGGGCGGCTGCCCGAGCCCGCCGAACTGTTCGACGTGGCCCGCCGCGTGCTCGCCCGCGGCTCCCTCACCGCCGACCTGGCCGGACGGCACGTGGTGGTCTCCGCGGGCGGCACCCGCGAAGCCCTCGACCCGGTCCGCTTCCTGGGCAACCGGTCGACCGGGATGCAGGGCTACGCGCTGGCCGCCACCGCCGTGGCCCGCGGCGCCCGCGTCACCCTCGTCTCCGCGAACGTGGCGCTGCCCGCCCCCGCCGGGGCCGACGTGGTCCCGGTGACCTCGGCCCTGGAACTGCGCGAGGCGGTCCTGGCGGCCGCCGCCGATGCCGACGCGGTGGTCATGGCGGCGGCCGTCGCCGACTTCCGCCCCGACACGGTGGCCGCCGGGAAGATCAAGAAGACCGGCGCCCGGCCCGCCCCGATCAGCCTCGTGGAGAACCCCGACATCCTCGCCGAGCTCAGCCGCGACCGCGCCCGCGCGGGCCAGGTCGTCGTGGGCTTCGCCGCCGAGACCGACAACGTGCTGGAGCACGGCCGCGACAAGCTCCGCCGCAAGGGCTGCGACCTGCTCGTGGTCAACCAGGTCGGCGAGGACATGGCGTTCGGCACCCCGGACAACCAGGCGGTGGTGCTCGGCCCGGACGGACTGGCCGTGGAGATCCCGCGCGGCCCCAAGGAGGACCTCGCCGACCGGGTCTGGGACCTCGTGGCCGAACGCCTCGCCCCGACGGGCCGGGACACCGGAGCCGGACAGTAG
- the gmk gene encoding guanylate kinase — translation MPVESGAGIGQPKRLTVLSGPSGVGKSTVVKELRRRHPEVWLSVSVTTRAPRPGETDGVEYHFVDDAEFDRLVAEKELLEWAEFAGHRYGTPREPVLERLEAGQPVLLEIELNGARQVRANMPEAFLVFLAPPSWEELVRRLTGRGTESPEVVQRRLDTARVELAAEKEFDVTLVNTSVHEVCDELLRLMVAPSA, via the coding sequence GTGCCTGTCGAGTCCGGAGCCGGTATCGGCCAGCCGAAACGCCTCACGGTCCTGTCCGGACCCTCCGGGGTGGGCAAGAGCACCGTCGTCAAGGAACTGCGACGCCGCCACCCCGAGGTGTGGCTCTCGGTGTCGGTCACCACGCGGGCCCCGCGCCCCGGCGAGACCGACGGGGTGGAGTACCACTTCGTCGACGACGCCGAGTTCGACCGGCTCGTCGCCGAGAAGGAGCTGCTGGAGTGGGCCGAGTTCGCGGGCCACCGCTACGGCACCCCCCGCGAACCGGTGCTGGAGCGCCTGGAGGCCGGCCAGCCCGTGCTGCTGGAGATCGAACTGAACGGCGCCCGGCAGGTGCGCGCCAACATGCCCGAGGCGTTCCTGGTCTTCCTCGCCCCGCCGTCCTGGGAGGAACTGGTCCGCAGGCTCACCGGACGCGGCACCGAGTCCCCCGAGGTCGTGCAGCGCCGCCTGGACACCGCCCGCGTCGAGCTCGCCGCCGAGAAGGAGTTCGACGTCACACTGGTCAACACGTCGGTGCACGAGGTCTGCGACGAGCTGCTACGTTTGATGGTTGCGCCGTCCGCATAG
- a CDS encoding dihydroorotate dehydrogenase electron transfer subunit has product MSDVRPVQMSSPVLTVRQVDAYHAITVVAPGIAERFRSGQFIAVAVGGEHSAMLTRRVFAIHEVKPDYGGTVEFLFAVRGRGTAWLAERRSRDLLDVIGPLGRPFPLPRDPVNCVLVGGGSGSAPLFPLAHALRRRGCRVDFVLGGATASRVFSALTARRIAESATFTTDDGSLGTRGRVTDVLARVIDEACSDVVYACGPMPMLREVTAMAMRYGIPVQVSVEETMACGTGICMSCVVPVVGEDGITRMARACVDGPVFRGERVRFDDVGTVPFDALGAPGWKARGGEDRAREAG; this is encoded by the coding sequence GTGAGTGACGTGCGGCCGGTGCAGATGAGCAGCCCGGTACTGACGGTGCGGCAGGTGGACGCCTACCACGCCATCACGGTGGTCGCTCCGGGCATCGCGGAGCGGTTCCGCTCGGGGCAGTTCATCGCCGTGGCCGTCGGCGGCGAGCACTCCGCCATGCTCACCCGGCGGGTGTTCGCCATCCACGAGGTCAAGCCCGACTACGGCGGAACCGTGGAGTTCCTGTTCGCGGTGCGCGGCAGGGGCACCGCCTGGCTGGCCGAGCGGCGCTCCCGGGACCTGCTGGACGTCATCGGCCCGCTGGGGCGGCCGTTCCCGCTGCCGCGGGACCCGGTCAACTGCGTCCTGGTCGGCGGCGGCTCCGGCAGCGCCCCGCTGTTCCCGCTGGCGCACGCGCTGCGGCGGCGGGGCTGCCGGGTGGACTTCGTGCTGGGCGGGGCCACGGCGTCGCGGGTGTTCAGCGCGCTCACCGCGCGGCGGATCGCCGAGAGCGCGACCTTCACCACCGACGACGGCTCGCTCGGCACGAGGGGCCGGGTCACCGACGTCCTCGCCCGGGTGATCGACGAGGCCTGCTCGGACGTGGTGTACGCGTGCGGGCCGATGCCGATGCTGCGCGAGGTCACCGCGATGGCGATGCGCTACGGCATCCCGGTCCAGGTCTCGGTGGAGGAGACCATGGCCTGCGGCACGGGGATCTGCATGTCGTGCGTGGTCCCGGTGGTGGGGGAGGACGGCATCACCCGCATGGCGCGCGCCTGCGTGGACGGGCCGGTGTTCCGGGGGGAGCGGGTGCGGTTCGACGACGTCGGAACGGTCCCCTTCGACGCCCTGGGCGCCCCGGGATGGAAGGCGCGGGGAGGGGAGGACCGGGCCCGCGAGGCCGGATGA